From Candidatus Pedobacter colombiensis, one genomic window encodes:
- a CDS encoding DASH family cryptochrome, which produces MRNKKILVWFRNDLRLHDNEMLVEAIAKSDSILPVYFFDPRYFENTRFGTVKTGAFRAQFLVESVLSLRNTLRKMGGDILLIHGKPEDHIKALVEQFDIAEVYHHREVGPEETLISDGVEDLLWELKINLKHFIGHTLYNKEDLPFPIKDIPDVFAQFKKKTERDAIVKSCFLSPEDISFVENEHWGEVPSLTDLGFAENGNNFGVEGAIGGEDAGLEHLKLLLAEGADIYLKPNGKSTADKPGFSSHLSAWLALGCLSPRKVYWQVKDAEREFGSNANFNQILLGLLWRDYFRFMFKKHGIAFFQEKDLENDIIEATAEIDPALESWKSGNTGNSIVDRYIKELNDTGFIPHPGRLLVATFLIHVLGVHWTCGAAYFEEKLIDYAPASNWGNWASVAGVDKDTKSKNGFDLNKQIKILDMAISDSPSFA; this is translated from the coding sequence ATGAGGAACAAAAAAATATTAGTTTGGTTTAGGAACGATCTACGCTTACATGATAATGAAATGTTAGTTGAGGCAATTGCTAAATCGGACAGTATTTTACCCGTTTATTTCTTTGATCCACGTTACTTTGAAAATACCAGATTTGGTACAGTTAAGACTGGCGCTTTTAGGGCTCAGTTTTTGGTGGAGAGTGTACTGTCCTTAAGAAATACTCTTCGTAAAATGGGTGGTGATATTTTATTGATTCATGGGAAGCCTGAAGATCATATAAAAGCACTGGTGGAGCAATTTGATATTGCTGAGGTTTACCATCACCGTGAAGTTGGACCGGAAGAAACCTTAATTTCGGATGGTGTTGAAGATCTCTTATGGGAACTTAAAATCAACCTTAAGCATTTTATAGGTCATACCTTATATAATAAAGAAGATCTTCCTTTTCCAATAAAGGACATTCCGGATGTTTTTGCACAGTTTAAAAAGAAAACCGAAAGAGATGCCATTGTAAAGTCTTGTTTCCTATCTCCTGAAGATATATCGTTTGTTGAAAATGAGCATTGGGGAGAAGTCCCTTCATTAACTGATTTGGGATTTGCGGAAAATGGTAATAATTTCGGTGTTGAAGGTGCTATTGGGGGTGAAGATGCCGGATTGGAACATTTGAAATTGCTGCTGGCAGAAGGCGCCGATATTTATCTGAAACCAAATGGTAAATCGACTGCAGATAAGCCCGGTTTCTCTTCTCATTTGTCGGCATGGTTGGCCTTAGGTTGTTTATCGCCACGAAAGGTATATTGGCAGGTTAAAGATGCTGAGCGTGAATTTGGAAGTAATGCTAATTTTAATCAGATACTTCTAGGGCTGTTATGGCGTGATTATTTCAGGTTTATGTTTAAAAAGCATGGTATTGCCTTTTTTCAGGAAAAGGATCTGGAAAATGACATTATTGAGGCAACTGCAGAAATAGATCCTGCTTTGGAAAGCTGGAAATCAGGTAATACCGGGAACTCAATTGTTGACAGGTATATAAAGGAACTGAATGACACGGGCTTTATTCCACATCCGGGTAGATTATTAGTGGCTACATTTCTTATTCATGTGTTAGGGGTTCACTGGACCTGTGGCGCTGCCTATTTTGAAGAAAAGTTGATCGATTATGCACCTGCCAGTAACTGGGGAAATTGGGCAAGTGTTGCCGGTGTAGATAAAGATACCAAGTCGAAAAATGGATTCGATCTGAACAAGCAAATTAAAATTCTTGATATGGCTATTTCCGATAGCCCTTCTTTTGCTTAG